A genomic window from Limisphaerales bacterium includes:
- a CDS encoding sigma-70 family RNA polymerase sigma factor: MLIKEQRPVPELTRSSLVERLRGVCDHASWEVFFDQYWQLIYHVARRAGLAEADAEDVVQETVVEVAGSVDGFERERPGSFRSWLCAITRTKIAMFYRKEYRQQRKLDVYGEAMEARNEGAQTPELEGIWNEEWQRNILQAALEQVKRQVSPRQYQIFHCHVLREWTVAEVAAQLDVSAGMVYVTKHRVNAIFKKELQKLQEEE, encoded by the coding sequence ATGTTAATTAAGGAACAGCGCCCGGTGCCGGAATTGACTCGGAGTAGCTTGGTGGAGCGGCTGCGGGGGGTGTGTGATCATGCGAGTTGGGAGGTGTTTTTCGATCAGTATTGGCAGTTGATTTATCACGTGGCGCGGCGGGCGGGCTTGGCGGAGGCGGATGCGGAGGATGTGGTGCAGGAAACGGTGGTGGAGGTGGCGGGCAGTGTCGATGGGTTCGAACGGGAACGGCCCGGGAGTTTTCGCAGTTGGTTGTGCGCGATTACGCGGACGAAGATTGCGATGTTTTATCGCAAGGAATACCGGCAGCAACGGAAGCTGGATGTATATGGCGAGGCGATGGAGGCGCGGAATGAGGGTGCGCAGACGCCGGAGTTGGAGGGGATTTGGAATGAGGAATGGCAGCGGAACATTTTGCAGGCGGCGCTGGAACAGGTGAAACGGCAGGTGAGCCCGCGTCAGTACCAGATTTTTCATTGCCACGTGCTGCGCGAATGGACGGTGGCGGAGGTGGCGGCGCAGCTGGATGTGAGCGCGGGGATGGTGTACGTGACGAAGCATCGGGTAAACGCGATTTTCAAAAAGGAACTTCAGAAATTGCAGGAAGAGGAATGA
- a CDS encoding LamG domain-containing protein, with the protein MKTITQNCYRHFPLGTIALAFVLFVQISFPARSQSGSSLDQGLILWYPFCGNAKDESGNDRHGEVTGATLTTDRFGKVDRAFKMSIGDSNITTPFVFEDSAVNRSFSMWFKVDKWILGGSGYFLKNAGTANADLLYGVNSALKLWENGSAGLDGPFHNAVFTSSSIAKDEWHHIALTYAGKMSSIKVWINGQPMKHLTEGFNFYGGDRPIKVHDQKVMIPGSGTCVDELRVYNRALSESEIHQLYNKEKAPTSSNCSSEGNTGSPRGHLRTTIPRGLIPARMRFEGPPPSLWRTNYAPRLLTNIILPSSPRGQRIVVRGKVGETTIDSSPSNVTPQFSPTNTSENELILPEGKPTD; encoded by the coding sequence ATGAAAACAATCACTCAAAATTGCTATCGGCACTTTCCGCTCGGCACGATTGCTTTGGCTTTCGTTTTGTTCGTACAAATAAGTTTCCCCGCAAGATCGCAGAGCGGATCCAGCCTAGATCAGGGCTTAATCCTTTGGTATCCATTCTGTGGAAATGCCAAGGACGAAAGTGGAAATGACCGCCACGGCGAAGTCACCGGCGCAACACTTACTACAGATCGATTTGGAAAAGTAGACCGAGCATTCAAGATGTCCATTGGGGACTCCAACATCACCACCCCATTTGTTTTTGAAGATAGTGCGGTGAACAGAAGCTTTTCAATGTGGTTCAAGGTTGATAAGTGGATTCTGGGTGGCTCTGGATATTTCCTGAAAAATGCTGGGACCGCAAATGCAGATCTCCTCTATGGTGTAAATTCTGCATTAAAACTCTGGGAGAATGGGTCCGCCGGTCTTGATGGCCCATTTCATAATGCCGTTTTCACAAGCTCCTCAATTGCTAAAGATGAATGGCATCACATCGCCTTGACCTACGCAGGGAAAATGAGTTCGATCAAGGTGTGGATTAACGGACAACCTATGAAACATTTGACTGAAGGATTCAACTTCTATGGAGGAGACCGTCCCATTAAAGTACACGATCAAAAAGTGATGATACCTGGAAGCGGAACCTGTGTCGATGAGTTGCGAGTTTACAACCGAGCACTCAGCGAAAGCGAAATCCACCAACTTTATAACAAAGAAAAAGCTCCGACATCCAGTAATTGCTCTAGTGAAGGCAATACTGGGAGCCCGCGAGGCCACCTGAGAACAACAATTCCCAGAGGCCTTATTCCTGCCAGAATGCGATTTGAAGGCCCGCCACCAAGTTTATGGCGAACTAATTATGCGCCTCGATTACTTACAAACATCATCTTACCATCTAGCCCAAGAGGGCAAAGAATAGTTGTGAGGGGCAAAGTTGGTGAGACCACCATCGATTCTTCACCTTCGAATGTAACTCCGCAATTCAGCCCCACCAACACATCAGAAAATGAACTAATATTACCGGAAGGGAAACCAACAGATTAA
- a CDS encoding toxin-antitoxin system YwqK family antitoxin, which produces MLKLINQLTILLFILLASPACKEPHPERIPETVSRSDLIYETNQAAYYAGTNIKYTGLVVDYHNDQKTLKYQANYEKGFPTGEESEYYFSGKPRRKCIFNNGVKNGPEFHWYPNGSTQSTTNYVNGIPAGECHYWATNGVKTLTAVYSSGKLISLLCFHNSGAPKRFSEMIDGIQYGYSKQWYENGKLEWVAPYFKGVKHGLAIGWARNGNKAWESEWNNGHSHGLSKKWHPNGNMRSVTTFKKGLKDGEAIGADEFGQLEWKAQWKGGKLHGVHREWHPNGNRKLERIYLDGEKLSEFRWVLAGNDPALEQFEYGKKIKWSSLEFMKFKNLTCKQIHFALGAPDTVSKRTLTYLNLEIQDHKMKIWQGANFQIQSNRVSTLTFTNEFKVSPVEQP; this is translated from the coding sequence ATGCTGAAACTCATAAATCAGCTTACTATTCTTTTGTTTATACTCCTTGCATCCCCGGCCTGCAAGGAACCTCATCCAGAGCGAATTCCTGAAACTGTTTCTCGATCAGATCTCATCTATGAGACCAATCAAGCCGCTTATTATGCGGGGACCAACATCAAATATACCGGACTCGTGGTAGATTACCACAACGACCAGAAAACTTTAAAATATCAGGCAAACTACGAAAAAGGATTCCCAACTGGGGAAGAATCTGAATACTATTTTTCTGGGAAACCTAGACGGAAATGCATTTTTAATAATGGGGTAAAAAATGGGCCAGAATTCCATTGGTATCCTAATGGTTCCACTCAAAGCACTACCAATTATGTGAATGGCATTCCAGCGGGGGAATGTCACTATTGGGCAACCAATGGTGTAAAAACCTTAACAGCTGTTTATTCATCTGGGAAATTAATCAGCCTTCTTTGTTTTCACAATTCAGGAGCACCAAAGAGGTTTTCAGAAATGATAGATGGCATTCAATACGGATACAGCAAACAGTGGTATGAAAATGGAAAACTGGAATGGGTGGCCCCCTATTTCAAAGGTGTGAAACACGGACTGGCAATTGGGTGGGCACGAAACGGCAACAAGGCATGGGAATCTGAATGGAATAACGGTCACAGCCACGGCCTTTCAAAGAAATGGCATCCAAACGGAAACATGAGAAGTGTGACGACATTTAAAAAAGGGCTAAAAGACGGTGAAGCAATTGGGGCTGATGAATTCGGGCAACTGGAATGGAAAGCACAATGGAAAGGAGGCAAGCTTCACGGAGTGCATCGCGAATGGCATCCGAACGGAAACCGAAAATTAGAACGAATTTATTTGGATGGTGAAAAGTTAAGCGAATTTCGTTGGGTTCTAGCGGGAAATGACCCCGCCTTGGAGCAATTCGAATACGGAAAAAAGATTAAATGGTCCTCCCTTGAATTTATGAAATTCAAAAACCTGACCTGCAAACAAATTCACTTCGCGTTGGGAGCCCCAGACACAGTCAGTAAAAGGACATTAACCTATCTCAATCTTGAAATTCAGGACCATAAAATGAAAATTTGGCAAGGAGCAAACTTTCAAATACAAAGCAATCGTGTCAGCACCTTGACATTTACAAATGAATTCAAGGTGTCACCGGTCGAACAACCCTAA
- the ndk gene encoding nucleoside-diphosphate kinase — MDTERSLILLKPDCLNGHHAGEVIGRFEKAGFEIRAAKLIALTDDLLKEHYAHIADRPFFPEIVEFMSARPVLALVLEGENAVAAIRDLLGPTDSTQAPAGTIRGDMGTTSMENICHASDSVENAAIEVERFFNAGEVF; from the coding sequence ATGGATACTGAACGTTCACTCATATTACTCAAACCCGACTGCCTCAACGGTCATCACGCCGGCGAAGTCATCGGACGTTTTGAAAAAGCCGGGTTCGAAATCCGCGCTGCCAAGCTCATTGCCCTCACCGATGATCTCCTCAAAGAACACTACGCGCACATTGCCGACCGCCCGTTTTTCCCTGAGATCGTTGAATTTATGAGCGCCCGCCCCGTGCTCGCCCTCGTCCTCGAAGGCGAAAACGCCGTCGCCGCCATCCGCGACCTCCTCGGCCCCACCGATTCCACCCAAGCCCCCGCCGGCACCATCCGCGGCGACATGGGCACCACCAGTATGGAAAACATCTGTCACGCCTCCGACTCCGTCGAAAACGCCGCCATCGAAGTAGAGCGCTTCTTCAACGCGGGCGAGGTGTTTTAG
- a CDS encoding terpene cyclase/mutase family protein, with protein MKKLCALGVSVVSGVAASAAEPDAKTIEAAIGKSLALLEKSAAQYSEQRSCFSCHHQALPAVTLSLARERGFAVNAKAMAEQAEFTQEFFANRKEAMPKGKGVPGGSYTTGYALLALSAANWKADDIAALMVQHLLQRQEASGRWSMGTRRPPLEYSHFTSTALSLRGLQLFAEKENSKEISGRVARARQWLLAAKPKETEDRIWHLLGLKWSGVDRAAISKAAKALLGEQRPDGGWAQTAQMKSDPYATGQVLTALQLAGGAPVKDIRWQKGIAWLLRAQKADGSWHVKSRSKPFQKYLETGYPHGKDQFISIGAGSWATMALLLTRPPVTGKSPMPLENSYATGKAK; from the coding sequence ATGAAAAAACTCTGTGCCCTCGGTGTCTCTGTGGTGAGTGGGGTTGCTGCTTCGGCCGCCGAGCCTGATGCGAAAACCATTGAGGCGGCGATTGGGAAGAGCTTGGCGTTGCTGGAAAAAAGCGCGGCCCAATACTCCGAGCAACGATCCTGCTTTTCCTGCCACCACCAAGCGCTGCCGGCGGTGACGTTGTCGCTGGCACGGGAGCGGGGCTTTGCCGTGAACGCCAAGGCAATGGCCGAGCAGGCGGAGTTCACGCAGGAATTTTTCGCCAATCGCAAGGAGGCGATGCCCAAAGGCAAAGGTGTGCCCGGTGGCTCCTACACCACCGGCTACGCGCTGCTCGCGCTTTCGGCGGCAAACTGGAAGGCCGACGACATCGCCGCGCTGATGGTGCAGCACCTGCTCCAGCGGCAGGAAGCGAGCGGCCGCTGGAGCATGGGCACGCGCCGGCCGCCGCTGGAGTACAGCCACTTCACTTCCACGGCGCTTTCGCTGCGGGGACTGCAGTTGTTCGCGGAGAAAGAAAACTCGAAGGAAATTTCCGGGCGCGTCGCGCGCGCGCGCCAGTGGCTGCTCGCCGCGAAACCGAAGGAGACCGAGGATCGCATCTGGCATTTGCTGGGTTTGAAATGGAGTGGCGTGGACCGTGCCGCCATTTCAAAAGCGGCCAAGGCGCTCTTGGGCGAACAGCGCCCCGACGGCGGCTGGGCGCAGACGGCCCAGATGAAGAGCGACCCGTACGCCACGGGACAAGTCTTGACCGCGCTGCAGTTGGCCGGCGGCGCGCCGGTGAAGGACATACGTTGGCAAAAGGGCATCGCGTGGCTGCTGCGCGCGCAAAAGGCCGATGGCTCCTGGCACGTGAAAAGCCGTAGCAAGCCATTCCAAAAATATCTCGAGACCGGTTACCCGCACGGCAAGGACCAGTTCATCTCCATCGGTGCCGGCAGCTGGGCAACGATGGCGCTGCTGCTCACGCGCCCGCCGGTCACCGGGAAATCTCCAATGCCGTTGGAAAACAGTTATGCAACAGGTAAAGCAAAATAA
- a CDS encoding DUF3500 domain-containing protein has product MNPNFHIESDCPDCNFLEDASIARRDFLKLSGTAALTAAAPMAFANQAKPAKPKPAEAIVKELFGTLTPGQRAKVARPFDQGAGKNKIPTRLGMYNRALNNEKIGGIYTKAQQELIDRALRAICAGDEGYHKISRDGEFDNSGSQQGCGAHFFGDPTKGKFSWLFTGHHLTVRCDGNTIPGTAFGGPIYYGHIAGGYSEKNVYRFQTKAVQSVYDALDAKQRKAAVIAQGTPGEQAKSVKHRERPYPGIGIAELSPDQRAHVLKVMRACVAPFRKEDGDEVMDIVKANGGLEKINLAFYKDKKSTDEKIRWHFWRLEGPGFVWNYRVLGHVHCFVNIARV; this is encoded by the coding sequence ATGAATCCTAATTTTCACATCGAAAGCGACTGCCCCGACTGCAATTTTCTGGAGGATGCCTCCATCGCGCGGCGAGATTTCCTGAAACTCTCCGGCACGGCGGCCCTGACGGCTGCTGCTCCGATGGCTTTTGCCAATCAAGCCAAACCGGCCAAGCCTAAGCCGGCGGAGGCCATCGTGAAGGAACTCTTCGGCACGCTCACGCCTGGGCAACGCGCCAAGGTGGCGCGACCTTTTGATCAGGGCGCCGGAAAGAACAAGATCCCCACGCGCCTGGGCATGTACAATCGCGCGTTGAACAACGAGAAGATCGGCGGCATCTACACCAAGGCGCAGCAGGAATTGATCGACCGCGCGTTGCGGGCGATCTGCGCCGGCGACGAGGGGTATCACAAGATTTCACGCGATGGCGAGTTTGATAACAGCGGCTCGCAGCAGGGCTGCGGCGCGCATTTCTTTGGCGACCCGACGAAGGGCAAGTTTTCATGGCTCTTCACCGGGCATCACCTGACTGTGCGGTGCGATGGCAACACCATTCCCGGCACGGCCTTCGGCGGACCGATTTACTACGGCCACATCGCGGGTGGCTACAGCGAGAAAAATGTTTACCGCTTCCAAACCAAGGCCGTGCAAAGCGTGTACGACGCGCTTGATGCCAAGCAACGCAAGGCGGCGGTGATCGCGCAGGGCACGCCCGGCGAACAAGCGAAATCCGTGAAGCACCGCGAGCGGCCCTACCCCGGCATTGGCATCGCCGAGCTGTCGCCCGATCAGCGTGCTCATGTGCTCAAAGTGATGCGCGCCTGCGTGGCACCATTCCGCAAAGAGGACGGCGACGAGGTGATGGACATCGTGAAGGCCAACGGTGGCCTCGAGAAAATCAACCTCGCCTTCTACAAGGACAAGAAGTCGACCGATGAAAAAATCCGCTGGCATTTCTGGCGCCTCGAAGGCCCGGGCTTCGTCTGGAACTACCGCGTTCTCGGCCACGTCCACTGCTTCGTGAACATCGCCCGTGTATGA
- a CDS encoding G8 domain-containing protein produces MNRLLVFCLLTAMSVAAQNGAVKFSVRSVANGDWTDAKTWEPKRVPKAGDRVLVSAGTVVRFEARRTPVIRLLQVAGTLRFARDRSTELNVALLKVQAGNRCTERGFACDFHGVNRAGEPNAVPTGAMPTLEVGTLQNPIPAKHTARIRLHFIKGMDEDDAPALVCCSARMELHGAPMNRTWVKLGAGAKAGDSRVTLAEPVTGWRAGDSVIVTGAKKRDEIGTEERVIKAMDGRVLTLDRPLRAEHFGEGKFRSEVANLSRNVIIESADPEGVRGHTMFHRYSKGGISYARFAHLGKEGVLGRYAIHFHLVGTTMRGSAVVGAAIVDSHNRWVTVHGTQYLLVRDCVGYQSVGHGYFLEDGTEVFNLLDRNLGVQAMRGRRLPDQVLPFDPNDGAAFWWANGRNTLTRNVAVENDQYGYRYDSQRRSNFDSNLDVLMPDGKTQTVDIRTLAISRFSGNESHTEGLYSVALAGTDGVGPDTRHPHRVSGLKLWQTHYALRAQLPTMLIEDVHIDHAAYGIYRPLFENHVYKNLHIAATGAEPFNRGLDDRSLQHGSITVDGLTFSQLGYGGRMPLIQMSANNVTGKAESHFRNVTVRDRSRPDRWPLMNLGGGPRLQPSTPKGVPYFLHNHFGPGKHAKVVSTRAKDLLGDGNKYAQEPGLTGDESVVAEVVNVAFPELLQPVDDLPPATIIRRIDEQGGRLKISGTTHDDGFIKTVTVNGKAARIHRQQHGVADWSIELPNAAKLTAAATDAAGNTEKNPHQLNLPPKNASKK; encoded by the coding sequence ATGAATCGTCTCCTTGTTTTTTGTCTTCTCACCGCCATGTCTGTTGCCGCTCAAAATGGCGCAGTGAAATTTTCTGTGCGGTCGGTGGCCAATGGTGACTGGACGGACGCGAAAACTTGGGAGCCCAAGCGTGTGCCGAAGGCGGGGGACCGCGTGTTGGTCAGCGCGGGGACAGTGGTGCGGTTTGAGGCGCGGCGCACGCCGGTGATTCGGCTGTTGCAAGTGGCGGGCACGTTGCGGTTTGCGCGCGACCGCAGCACGGAATTGAATGTGGCACTGCTGAAGGTGCAGGCGGGCAATCGCTGCACTGAGCGCGGGTTCGCGTGTGATTTCCACGGTGTCAACCGGGCGGGCGAGCCGAATGCCGTGCCCACCGGCGCGATGCCGACGCTGGAGGTCGGCACGCTGCAAAATCCGATTCCGGCGAAACACACCGCGCGCATTCGGCTGCACTTTATCAAAGGGATGGACGAGGACGACGCGCCGGCGCTGGTGTGTTGCTCGGCGCGGATGGAGCTGCACGGCGCGCCGATGAACCGCACTTGGGTCAAGCTCGGGGCCGGGGCGAAGGCGGGAGATTCGCGGGTGACCTTGGCCGAGCCGGTGACGGGCTGGCGCGCAGGCGATTCGGTGATTGTGACGGGCGCGAAAAAGCGTGATGAGATTGGCACCGAAGAGCGCGTTATCAAGGCGATGGACGGGCGCGTGCTGACGCTCGACCGGCCGTTGCGCGCGGAACATTTTGGCGAGGGCAAGTTTCGCAGTGAGGTGGCGAACCTGTCGCGCAACGTGATCATCGAGAGCGCCGATCCCGAGGGCGTGCGCGGGCACACGATGTTTCATCGCTACAGCAAGGGCGGCATCAGCTACGCGCGGTTTGCGCACCTCGGCAAGGAAGGCGTGCTGGGACGATACGCGATTCATTTTCATCTCGTCGGCACCACCATGCGCGGCAGCGCGGTGGTCGGCGCGGCGATTGTCGATTCGCACAACCGCTGGGTGACCGTTCACGGCACGCAATACCTGCTGGTGCGCGACTGCGTGGGCTATCAATCGGTGGGGCACGGGTATTTTCTGGAGGACGGCACGGAGGTGTTCAACCTGCTGGACCGCAATCTCGGCGTGCAGGCGATGCGTGGGCGGCGGCTGCCCGATCAAGTGCTGCCCTTCGACCCGAATGACGGCGCGGCATTTTGGTGGGCCAACGGACGCAACACCCTCACGCGAAACGTGGCGGTGGAGAATGACCAATACGGTTACCGCTACGACAGCCAGCGCCGCAGCAATTTTGACAGCAATCTCGACGTGCTGATGCCCGACGGCAAAACCCAAACCGTCGACATTCGCACGCTGGCCATCAGCCGCTTTTCGGGCAACGAATCCCACACCGAAGGCCTCTACTCCGTGGCGCTCGCCGGCACCGATGGCGTGGGCCCGGACACGCGGCATCCGCATCGGGTAAGCGGGCTGAAGCTGTGGCAAACCCACTACGCGCTGCGGGCGCAATTGCCCACGATGCTCATTGAAGACGTGCACATCGACCACGCGGCGTACGGTATTTACCGGCCGTTGTTCGAGAATCACGTTTACAAAAACCTGCACATTGCCGCCACCGGCGCCGAGCCGTTCAATCGCGGCCTCGACGACCGCAGCCTGCAACACGGCAGCATCACGGTGGACGGGCTCACCTTCAGCCAGCTCGGCTACGGCGGGCGGATGCCGTTGATACAAATGAGCGCCAATAATGTAACCGGCAAGGCCGAGTCGCATTTCCGCAACGTGACCGTGCGCGACCGCTCGCGCCCGGATCGCTGGCCATTGATGAACCTCGGCGGCGGTCCGCGCCTGCAGCCGTCCACGCCCAAGGGCGTGCCGTATTTTCTGCACAATCATTTCGGCCCCGGCAAACACGCGAAAGTGGTGAGCACGCGTGCGAAGGATTTGCTCGGCGACGGCAACAAATACGCGCAGGAGCCCGGGCTCACCGGCGACGAGTCGGTCGTGGCGGAAGTGGTCAACGTGGCATTCCCCGAGCTGCTGCAGCCGGTCGATGACCTCCCGCCCGCAACCATCATCCGCCGCATTGACGAACAGGGCGGTCGGCTGAAAATCTCCGGCACCACCCACGACGACGGCTTCATCAAGACCGTGACCGTGAATGGCAAGGCCGCCCGCATCCACCGCCAACAACACGGCGTGGCCGACTGGAGCATCGAGCTGCCGAACGCCGCGAAGCTCACCGCCGCCGCCACTGATGCCGCCGGCAACACCGAAAAAAATCCACACCAATTGAACTTGCCCCCCAAAAACGCGTCCAAGAAATAA
- the trpE gene encoding anthranilate synthase component I, which yields MSEVSHITPSREAFLQHAQEGNLIPVYREILADFETPLSAYRKIRSDGEAFLCESVEGGEHLSRYSFVGCNPRGIIRQDGDQVQVVEGGKVTATYTVSREPGEHHVRDGLEVVERVLGRYRAVDLPGLPRFTGGAMGFVGYEFIHDVEPVVPRPPKDELGTPTMYFLIADELLIFDRVRQTVTILVNAIIENGAKPEDAYEDAVEEVERLVSLLEQPLEHRPVSLAAEPPAASFESNMEKDAFLANVAKSKEYIRAGDIIQVVGSQRFSTEVKADPLDVYRAVRSINPSPYMFLLELDGFSLVGASPEIHVRSEEGQVQIRPIAGTRPRGKTADEDLAHEKDLLADPKERAEHVMLVDLARNDIGRVCEYGSVQVADLMVIERYSHVMHIVSSVTGKLTADKTPYDLLRTTFPAGTLTGAPKIRAMQIISEFEQTTRGPYGGTVGYFSFNGNLDCCITIRTAMLKDGKAYVQAGGGWVNDSVPEAEFQETVNKAKAMIKAVALAEHCVK from the coding sequence GTGAGTGAAGTTTCGCACATTACACCTTCGCGCGAGGCGTTTTTGCAGCACGCGCAGGAGGGGAATTTGATCCCGGTGTACCGCGAGATTCTGGCGGACTTCGAGACGCCGCTTTCGGCCTATCGCAAAATTCGTTCGGACGGCGAGGCGTTTCTGTGCGAAAGCGTGGAGGGCGGCGAGCACTTGAGCCGGTACTCGTTTGTGGGCTGTAATCCGCGCGGGATCATTCGGCAGGATGGCGATCAGGTGCAGGTGGTGGAAGGCGGCAAGGTGACGGCTACCTACACGGTGAGTCGCGAGCCGGGCGAGCATCATGTGCGCGACGGGCTGGAGGTGGTGGAGCGTGTGCTGGGCCGGTATCGCGCCGTGGATCTGCCGGGGCTGCCGCGATTTACCGGCGGTGCGATGGGGTTTGTGGGGTACGAATTTATTCATGACGTGGAGCCGGTGGTGCCGCGCCCGCCCAAGGATGAGCTGGGCACACCCACGATGTATTTTCTGATCGCCGATGAACTGCTGATCTTCGATCGCGTGCGGCAGACGGTGACCATTCTCGTGAACGCCATCATCGAGAACGGCGCCAAGCCGGAGGACGCCTACGAAGATGCGGTTGAGGAAGTCGAGCGGCTCGTGTCGTTGCTTGAACAACCGCTGGAGCATCGGCCGGTGTCGCTCGCTGCCGAGCCGCCCGCGGCGTCGTTTGAATCCAACATGGAGAAGGACGCTTTCCTCGCCAACGTCGCCAAGAGCAAGGAATACATTCGCGCGGGCGACATCATCCAGGTGGTCGGCTCGCAACGCTTCTCCACTGAAGTGAAGGCCGATCCGCTCGATGTCTATCGCGCCGTGCGATCCATCAACCCTTCGCCCTACATGTTCTTGCTGGAGCTCGATGGCTTTTCGCTCGTGGGCGCTTCGCCGGAAATCCATGTGCGCAGCGAGGAAGGGCAGGTGCAAATCCGGCCCATCGCCGGCACGCGTCCGCGCGGCAAGACGGCGGATGAAGATTTGGCGCACGAAAAAGATCTACTCGCCGACCCCAAAGAACGTGCCGAACACGTCATGCTCGTGGACCTCGCCCGCAACGACATCGGTCGCGTGTGCGAGTACGGCAGCGTGCAGGTGGCCGACCTGATGGTCATTGAACGGTACAGTCACGTGATGCACATCGTCAGCAGCGTGACCGGCAAACTCACCGCTGACAAAACGCCCTACGATCTCCTCCGCACCACTTTCCCTGCCGGCACTCTCACCGGTGCGCCGAAGATTCGCGCCATGCAAATCATCAGCGAATTCGAGCAAACCACCCGCGGCCCCTACGGCGGCACGGTCGGCTACTTCAGCTTTAACGGCAACCTCGACTGCTGCATCACCATCCGCACCGCCATGCTCAAAGACGGCAAAGCCTACGTCCAAGCCGGCGGCGGTTGGGTCAACGATTCCGTTCCCGAAGCCGAATTTCAAGAAACCGTCAACAAAGCCAAAGCCATGATCAAAGCCGTGGCCTTGGCCGAGCATTGCGTGAAGTAG
- the hisI gene encoding phosphoribosyl-AMP cyclohydrolase has translation MSFIDSLKFNDDGLIPAIIQEEGTGRVLMMAWMNADSIRDTIETGKTHFWSRSRQKYWMKGESSGNTQQVKDVAYDCDGDTLLIQVEQIGAACHEGYKSCFFRSVKEDAGVVTEERLVDPEELYGKKS, from the coding sequence ATGTCCTTTATCGATAGTTTGAAATTTAATGACGACGGCTTGATCCCGGCGATTATCCAGGAGGAAGGGACAGGCCGAGTGTTGATGATGGCGTGGATGAATGCGGATTCGATTCGCGATACCATCGAGACGGGGAAGACGCATTTCTGGAGCCGCAGTCGGCAGAAGTATTGGATGAAAGGGGAGAGCAGCGGCAACACCCAACAGGTGAAGGATGTGGCCTACGATTGCGATGGCGACACGTTGTTGATTCAGGTGGAGCAGATCGGCGCGGCCTGTCACGAGGGTTACAAGAGTTGTTTCTTCCGCAGCGTAAAAGAGGATGCCGGTGTGGTGACCGAGGAACGGTTGGTGGATCCTGAGGAATTGTACGGCAAGAAGTCGTGA
- the hisF gene encoding imidazole glycerol phosphate synthase subunit HisF: MLAKRVIPCLDVHDGQVTRGVQFGKAEAGELRNVGDPVELALEYNRQGADEMVFFDITASAHERKTIVDVIERAGDQCFMPLTVGGGIRTVEDMSTMLKAGADKVSINSSAIANPPLIREGAEKFGSQCIVVSIDAKKIGDEEWRVFTHGGRKEAGLDAIEWAKEAVALGAGEIVLNSIDADGTKAGYDIEITRRISENVGVPVVASGGAGNLDHMVDVLKQGQADAVLAASIFHFGEYTVADVKSHLAQAEIPVRVV; this comes from the coding sequence ATGTTAGCCAAACGCGTCATTCCCTGCCTCGATGTTCACGATGGACAAGTGACCCGTGGGGTGCAGTTCGGCAAGGCCGAGGCCGGCGAATTGCGCAATGTGGGTGATCCGGTGGAGCTGGCGTTGGAGTATAACCGGCAAGGTGCTGATGAGATGGTGTTCTTCGACATCACCGCCAGTGCGCATGAACGCAAGACCATCGTGGATGTGATCGAGCGCGCCGGCGACCAGTGTTTCATGCCGCTCACAGTGGGCGGCGGAATTCGCACCGTGGAAGACATGAGCACGATGCTCAAGGCGGGGGCGGACAAGGTGAGCATCAATTCCTCCGCCATCGCCAACCCGCCGCTCATTCGCGAGGGCGCGGAAAAATTTGGCAGCCAATGCATCGTGGTGAGCATCGACGCCAAGAAGATCGGCGATGAAGAATGGCGCGTGTTCACCCACGGCGGCCGCAAGGAAGCCGGGCTGGACGCCATCGAATGGGCGAAGGAAGCGGTGGCACTCGGCGCGGGAGAGATTGTCTTAAACAGCATTGATGCCGACGGCACCAAGGCGGGCTACGACATCGAGATCACCCGCCGCATCAGCGAGAATGTCGGCGTGCCCGTGGTGGCCAGTGGTGGCGCAGGCAATCTCGATCACATGGTGGATGTCCTCAAACAAGGCCAAGCCGATGCCGTTCTTGCCGCCAGCATTTTTCACTTTGGCGAATACACCGTGGCCGATGTGAAATCGCATCTCGCCCAAGCCGAGATTCCCGTGCGGGTGGTTTGA